Within the Spirochaetales bacterium genome, the region GGTATAAATGTACGTGGTTCAATCATTTTGAATTTGGCCGCTTGGTTTTTATATTTTGGAACTGTTATAAATAACAATCCATCCCTTCGCAAAACGCGTTTTATTTCCCTGATAATGCTTTTTATTGTTGTAATACCGGCGTGATGGATGACCTGTATGGAAATGACGGCATCTAGGAAATTGTTTTCAAAAGGCAGGGGATCTTTCATGTCACCTGATGTGAATACGGCCTCAACACCTTCATCTTTTACCCACCTGGAAGCAACGGAAAGTGCCTTTGGAGAATTATCCAGTCCAAAGACATTGAATCCTCTTTTTGCAAGGTAAATTATGTGCCTTCCGGTACCGCAGCCAAGATCCAGAATTCTTTTATGCGCTCTCTCTTTCAATATAGGTACGATTTTGTGCATATCTTCGTGAGGGTTTATAAAGAATTTTCCGTATTTCTTGAAAATATCGTTCCAGATATTTGTTTTTGTTTGCTTCATTGTTTTTCCTGCCATAAATGTTTTCGATAAAACCAATCAATCCAATAGAAAAATTAAAATAGTATTTCTGTTATATGAGGGTGATATTTTCCCACATGAAAAAATGTAATGGCGATGATTCTGTTGAGTGGAACCATAACAGAGAATTAATATAATACTATCAATAAAATAATATCGGCGCGTTCCCTCCATGATAAACTATAAGGTGTGTTTATGTTTTACTGCATAAACAGTCATTTATAATCAGGGAGGTCGAGGAGATGTACAGGTATTTGTTTGTCTTTTGTCTTAAAACGCTTGCATGGTTTCATATAGTAAAGAAAATAATAGTAAACAAAATCAATTCCCGGACGATTTCATCAAATAATAATTATAATGCATTCAATACAACGGATACAAAATAAGGAATAACTAATAACCTAAAATAAATGCATGCATTATATAGCGATAATCCATCCGTTTTCATAAAATCTTAATAGTTATTAAACATGGAGAAAATAATCCGTCTATCATAATCGCTTCTATAAATATTATTATCAGGAGGCGAAATGTTATGAAAAAAAAACATTATGCAACAATTGTCCTGGTTGCGGCGGTTATGTTGTTTTGGGCCGCTTCGTGTACACCACCGGAAGAATCCAATAAAGGGCTTCAGGAGGGGGATCCGATCGGTAACGGATTTGTCGTTACCTATATCGACGACGGGGGCGGTTATGAGGCCGAAGGAACGATCGGCGGTGAAACACTCGTCAAGGTGATAGGAACCTTTACCTCGGACAGGGTCTGGACGGCGGACAAAATATGGTTTTTGGCGGGCTCGGTCTTTATCGGAAATGATTCAGCTTCATCGGCGGCAACACTTACCATCGAAGCGGGGACGGAGGTCAGGGGCATCAACGATATCACACCCGGACTCCTTGTCATTACAAGGCATTCCAGGATCGAAGCCGTCGGTACTGCGGATAATCCGATCATTTTCACGTCTGCTCAGGCACCGGGCTACCGTGCTTCGGGCGACTGGGGCGGGCTCGTCATCAACGGCAGGGCGCCGACCAATGAAGGGATGAACGTCGAGGGCGAAGGTGCCTCAGGATTATACGGCGGCGATGTCGAAGACGACGATTCCGGAACGCTCCGATATGTCCGGGTCGAGTTTGCAGGCCGGATCTTTACCACCGAAAACGAACTGAACGGTATCGCCTTTCAGGGAGTCGGTTCCGGAACCGAAGTCGACTATATCCAGGTCCACCAGAACAAGGACGACGGTGTCGAGTTCTTCGGCGGAACAGTCTCGGTCAGCCATGTCGTCATTACCGGGGCGCAGGATGATTCACTCGACTGGACATCGGGCTGGAGGGGAACAGCACAGTATGTCATTCTTCAGCAATACCCGGGTGCGGGCGACAATGGGATCGAAGCAGACAACCTGAACGCGGAGTACACGAGAACCCCCGTTTCCGATCCGACACTTTCTAATTTTACCATTGTGGCCAACAGCGATACATCGGCGCGGGGAATACTTTTTAGAAGGGGAACAAAAGCGCGGGTCCTCAATTCGGTGATACAGGGGTATACCGGATCCATACGGCAGGACAACGCGGACGCGGATGAGGTGATTTTCCGGGGTGTGTGCGCCGATACGGTTCCGTATGCCGACGGAGTGACGGCGGCCGATCTCTCAGCCGATGCCTCGAACGATGTACCGGGGACGACCAATCTTCCCGCGGGTGCAGTTGCAAGCCTGGCCGGCGGCGAATATTCCTTTAACATGGTGCCCGATGACGATCCGAGTGCGGACGCGTACGATATTACGACGATTACACCGCTATTCGGGGCGCTTGATTCTTCGGGCGCCGGTTTTGTCGGCGCGATCGACCCGGACGGGACCGACTGGTCCGCGGGCTGGATAACCACCGCCGAAAGATAATTTTCCGGATTAGGGATAAACGATCAGTATCAATGCCGCAGTGCCGGATCAATCCGGTACTGCGGATTATTTGTCAAGGAGAGGAAGATGATTTCCATTGAAAACCGTAGCAACAACAAAAAAAAGACTTTTATACTCGTCATTATTATTTTCGGGGCCGTGTTTCTTTTAGGCCAGACAACCGACAGCGCCCTTGAAAATCTTGCCGCCGAAATCGCTTCAAAACGGGCTGAAGTGGAAGCGCTTTCGGCGAAGCTTGAAAACAAAAAAGCGGATTATAATGAACGACTCAGATCCCTCTCGATACAACACGCGGATATGGAAGCCAGGATAAAACGTGAAAATTTACGGCTTGCGCAATACGAACGGGAACTTAATGAATACAGAAAAAGCAATTCCGAAGCAGGCGGGTCGCAGGATTTTCTCAAACAGCTCGCCGGTCGTGTTCTTTTGAGAATACGGGCTTATATAAATGAAAGCCTCCCCTTTCAGAAGGAGGAAAGGATTTCCGAGATCGATACGTTTGAAAACCTGCTTGTAGGCGGAAATCTCGACGAGGCGGCAATTTTGGCCCGTCTGTGGAATTTCGTCGAATCCGAGTTTCGCCTTGCCACCGAAAGCGGGATTTACCGCCAGGTGATCGAACGGGGGGAGGAAACATTTCTTGCGGAAGTGATCAGATTGGGATTCGTATTTCTTTACTACAGGACCCGGGATAATGAATACGGCTATGCGGTAAAGGAGGGCGGCGCTTGGAAGTTTACATCGGTACGGAATGAGGAAGAAAAAGACCAGATCGATCGATTGTATGACGCCCTCAGGAA harbors:
- a CDS encoding class I SAM-dependent methyltransferase, which translates into the protein MKQTKTNIWNDIFKKYGKFFINPHEDMHKIVPILKERAHKRILDLGCGTGRHIIYLAKRGFNVFGLDNSPKALSVASRWVKDEGVEAVFTSGDMKDPLPFENNFLDAVISIQVIHHAGITTIKSIIREIKRVLRRDGLLFITVPKYKNQAAKFKMIEPRTFIPLDGEEKGLPHHYFTPDELHILLYGFYISDIHMDTQKHYCVTAFKR
- a CDS encoding DUF3450 family protein, with amino-acid sequence MISIENRSNNKKKTFILVIIIFGAVFLLGQTTDSALENLAAEIASKRAEVEALSAKLENKKADYNERLRSLSIQHADMEARIKRENLRLAQYERELNEYRKSNSEAGGSQDFLKQLAGRVLLRIRAYINESLPFQKEERISEIDTFENLLVGGNLDEAAILARLWNFVESEFRLATESGIYRQVIERGEETFLAEVIRLGFVFLYYRTRDNEYGYAVKEGGAWKFTSVRNEEEKDQIDRLYDALRKNIREGRFTIPYPGKDL